Genomic window (Mycoplasmopsis citelli):
AAGGTTTTGCTTTCTTAATACATTTAAAAAGTAAATTTAGTAAAATATAACTAATATGGATAAAAATAAGATCAAAAACTTTTCAATTATTGCCCACATTGATCATGGAAAAAGCACACTTGCTGATCGGATCTTAGAATTAACTAATACAGTAGCTAAGCGTGAATTAACAGCTCAATTTCTTGATTCAATGGAACTGGAAAAAGAACGAGGAATTACCATTAAACTTAATGCGGTGCAATTAAAATATAAAGATTATGTTTTTCATTTAATTGACACTCCTGGACATGTGGATTTTACCTATGAAGTTTCTCGTTCGTTAGCTGCTAGCGAAGGAGCCCTGCTACTAGTAGATGCAACCCAAGGAATTGAGGCTCAAACACTTGCTAATGTTTATTTAGCCCTTGAAAATAACTTAGAAATTATTCCAGTAATTAATAAAATTGACCTTCCAAGTGCTGATGTGGAACGAGTTAAACAAGAAATTGAAGATGTAATTGGAATTCCTACTGATAATGCTATTTTAGTTTCGGCTAAAACTGGAATGGGAGTTGATAATTTACTTGAAGCAATTGTGAAATATATCCCCTCTCCACAAAATGCTGATGATAATAAACCATTAAAAGCATTAATTTTTGATAGTTATTTTGATCCATATCGAGGGGTAGTTCTATTAATTAGAATCTTTGAAGGAATGCTTAAAGTGGGAGATAAATTTAAATTTATGTCTCATAACACCAAAAGCGAATATCATGTAATTGATTTAGGAGTCCGGAATCCACACGAAAGCAAAAAAGAGGTTTTAAAAGCTGGAGAAGTTGGATGAGTTAGTGCAGCTATTCGAGATGCTAAAGAGGTTTCAGTTGGAGATACTATCACTTTAGTTGAAAACCCTACAAGCGAAGCTCTTCCAGGGTATAAAAAAATGAAACCGGTTGTTTTTACTGGATTTTATCCAATTGATACTCGTGATTACTCACAACTTAAAGAATCCCTTGAAAAAATTTCACTTTCAGATTCGTCAATTACTTGAGAACAAGAAACTTCTAAAGCACTTGGATTTGGATTTAGAGTCGGTTTTTTAGGGATGCTTCATATGGAAATACTCCAAGAACGTCTTGATAGGGAATATCAAGTAGGAATTATTGCCACTGCTCCTTCAGTTGAATATAAAGTTACTTTAACAAATGGAAATTATGAATTTATTTCCAATCCAACTTTACTTCCAGATCGTACTTTTATTGAGTATATTGAAGAACCTTATATTGAAGCAAGTATTTTTGTTCCAAACGAATATATTGGAAATGTTATGGAACTGTGTCAAAACCAACGAGGAATTTATAAAGCTTTAGAAGTTATTGATGAAAAGCGAACTCGAATTATTTATGATCTTCCACTCGCAGAAACAATTTTTAACTTTTTTGATCGCTTAAAAAGTTCCACCAAAGGATATGCATCTTTTGAATACGAATGACTCGGATATCGGGTAAGTGATTTAGTGAAAGTCGATATTTTGCTTAATGGTGATAAAGTAGATGCTTTTTCAATTATTACTCATCGCGATAAAGCTTATGAAGCAGCCCGTGAGTTAACTAAAAAACTTAAAGATGCCATTCCTCGCCAAAACTTTGAAGTTCCTGTTCAAGCAACAATTGGAGGAAAAATTATTGCTCGGGAAACGATTAAAGCTTTTCGAAAAGATGTTACCGCAAAACTTTATGGTGGAGATGTTACTCGAAGACAAAAGCTACTTAAAAAACAAAAAGAAGGTAAAAAACGAATGAAGAAACTTGGTTCAATTGAAGTACCCCAAGAAGCCTTTTTATCAATATTAAAAACCAATACTGAACCACAAAAATAGGAGATAAAAAATGA
Coding sequences:
- the lepA gene encoding translation elongation factor 4, with translation MDKNKIKNFSIIAHIDHGKSTLADRILELTNTVAKRELTAQFLDSMELEKERGITIKLNAVQLKYKDYVFHLIDTPGHVDFTYEVSRSLAASEGALLLVDATQGIEAQTLANVYLALENNLEIIPVINKIDLPSADVERVKQEIEDVIGIPTDNAILVSAKTGMGVDNLLEAIVKYIPSPQNADDNKPLKALIFDSYFDPYRGVVLLIRIFEGMLKVGDKFKFMSHNTKSEYHVIDLGVRNPHESKKEVLKAGEVGWVSAAIRDAKEVSVGDTITLVENPTSEALPGYKKMKPVVFTGFYPIDTRDYSQLKESLEKISLSDSSITWEQETSKALGFGFRVGFLGMLHMEILQERLDREYQVGIIATAPSVEYKVTLTNGNYEFISNPTLLPDRTFIEYIEEPYIEASIFVPNEYIGNVMELCQNQRGIYKALEVIDEKRTRIIYDLPLAETIFNFFDRLKSSTKGYASFEYEWLGYRVSDLVKVDILLNGDKVDAFSIITHRDKAYEAARELTKKLKDAIPRQNFEVPVQATIGGKIIARETIKAFRKDVTAKLYGGDVTRRQKLLKKQKEGKKRMKKLGSIEVPQEAFLSILKTNTEPQK